TTTTGGCCTTGGCGGCTTCCCGCTCCTGCTGGCGCTTCTTGTCCCGGTCTTCACGGATCTTTCTCGCGGCTTCCGCGCGTTCCGCGCGTTCACGGGCCCGCTGTTCCTGGAGCCCCACGCGCACCGTTTCCCGCAGTTCCTCATAATATTCCCTGGGAACCTGGGCGGAACGGATGTCCGCCAAAATTTCTTCGGCCTCGCCAAATTTTTTCTCGTCGCACAATTCCCAGGCTTTTTTCAGGGCGGCGGAGCCTGCTCCGGTTTCCTTTTCCTGATTTTTCAGGCGTTCCGCATCCGTAGAGGCCACCAGCTTGATGTCGCGCATGGCTTCCAGGGAACCGGCGGTGGGTTCAAACCATCTGTCCCCCCGTTCCCTGACCTTTTTGCGATGGGCGCGGTGCACTTCCGTCAACTGGTTTTCGCGTTCCCTGAGGGCAACCTGCTTTTTCTGGAAGGCATCCAGCAGGGCGGTGCGCTGCTCCTGCGTGAGCTTGGCATTCCCACGGCGCTTTTCCTCCTCCTGGCTCAGCACCTGGCGTTCCCTTTCCAGGGATTTTTCCTTGGCGGCAATCAGCACATCCAGCGTCCGGTTGACCTGCGCGGAAATTCTCACGGCGTCCGGGTAGGCCTCCGCCAGAGCGGCGGAACCCGGATAGTTTTGCCGCAGGCGGTCATAAACGGCCATGGCCTGGTAGGGCTTGCGTGCGGTATTCAGCGCCTTGAACCGTTTCAGGAGCTTGCCGGCCTCATGATCGTATTTGGTGCGGACCGTGACTTCCGCCGCTTCCTTGGCTTCCTGGGCCGCCTTGGCTCCTTCCACCAGTTTTTTCTCCTCCAGCAGGACCACGATCGTGGCCCGGGCCTTCACGGCGGCGTCGTGGACCTCTCCCTGGGGATTTTTCTTGATCACGGCGTCCAGTTCTTCCAAGGCTGCCTCCAACTCCTTGGTGTTCATGGTTTCCGGCTTGGCATAGTTCTTGTCGATCTTGGCTGCGGCCAGTTCAGCCGGGGACGCCTTTGTGATGGTTTCAATCAGCTCCCTCTTGATGGTCTTGGATTCCTTGATGCCACCGGACACCACTACCATGACGCTGATGGATTCCGGAGTTTCCACCTCTACTGTACAATCCTTGTAAACGGTTCCATCTTTGAGCTTTACTTCATCCGCCACGGACAACGGAACCAGTGCCGACAATACCAGTAAAAGAGACTTGTTCATAAATCTGAGGATTTTTTCAAATTGATTTAACGGATACTTATCTTGCACTTTACCAGAAGACGCCGTGTTTGCGACAAAAAAAAGCCCGGAGCCGTAAAAACGGTTCCGGGCTCGGAAATGGGATTGATGACCGCTTATTCAGCAGCGGCTTCCGCGGCGGCGGGAGCGGCTTCTTCAGAAGAAACGCGCGGAGCTTCCACGATGGCCACGATCACGTCGCCGGCCAGTTCCGTGTTCACGCCGGCAGGCAGCTTGAGGTCCGCGATGCTCAGGCTTTCCCCGATCTTCAGGCCGGAAACGTCAGCCTTGATGGATTCCGGCAGGTCCTTGACCTGGCAGGTGACAGACAGTTCATGAATGGTCTGGTCAAGCACGCCGCCCAGGGCTACGCCGGCAGGGTCGCCTTCCAGAATCACGGGAACGATGGAGTGGATGACGGTGGAGTCCTTCACAGCCTGGAAGTCAACATGCAGGCAGGCATTCGTGATGGGGTTGTGCTGGATTTCCTTGAGGAGAACCTTCACGACCTTGCCGTCGATGTCCAGAGCGACCAGAATATGTTCGGAAACGGCGGAAGCCAGCATGCGGGAAAATTCGCGGGCGTCAACCTGGATATTGACATTGTCAAAACCGGGACCGTACACCACGCCGGGAACGAGTCCCTGGCTGCGAAGTTGCTTCAGATTACCGGAGCCGCAGGCTCTCGCTTCGGCCTTGAGGGAATGGGATGTAGCCATGTCTTATAGAGGCAATATTGAGTGTTGATTGATGATGTTTCCTAATCGGGTTCAGGCAGAGGCCCCGCCGGGATTTCTGAACCCGTGTAAACCGATACTCAGGTCAGGGCGCAGGACTCTGCACTAAAATTTGCTAAATGTCAAACAATGATGATACGGATTCTCCGTCATGAATGCGTTGCACGGCGTGGCCCAGCAGATCGCCCACGCTCACGCAGTCCACCTTGGGGCCGTGGGCCATGGGAACGGTGTCGGAGGTGAGCACGCGTTCGATGGAGGAGCCGGAAATGCGGTCGCGGGCCATATCCCCCAG
This genomic stretch from Akkermansia biwaensis harbors:
- a CDS encoding 50S ribosomal protein L25, whose product is MATSHSLKAEARACGSGNLKQLRSQGLVPGVVYGPGFDNVNIQVDAREFSRMLASAVSEHILVALDIDGKVVKVLLKEIQHNPITNACLHVDFQAVKDSTVIHSIVPVILEGDPAGVALGGVLDQTIHELSVTCQVKDLPESIKADVSGLKIGESLSIADLKLPAGVNTELAGDVIVAIVEAPRVSSEEAAPAAAEAAAE